The nucleotide window aggatgtcTTTTAGAAATCAAATTTCTTTTACCTACTTTATCTCAACACATTTGGGTACTTGGATACTACTTATCTCACACTGTTGCAGTTAGGCAAATCCAATGATATAACAGCTAAGAGACACATACCTGCCACTAGCTATCAAATCTTTGGGAAGACTGCTTCTATGTaacttttaatcatttaaaaaatgaaggtatTGGATTAAATAATCTCTAAAATCACTTCAAACTCTAAAGTGCAATAAGTTCATCCACATTTATTTAAGCATCTGAAAGCCAATGTTCAATATAGAAACTCATTTCtaactaaaattagaaacaatctgCAGAACAGTCTTAAGGAGCTCTTGCCTCTCTAGAATCTCTTCCAGATCTTTAGCTCAAATATAtcaggtctttcttttttttaaatgtttatttttgagagagagagacagagcataaacaggggggaggggcagagagcgtgagacacagaatctgaagcaggctccaggctctgagttgtcagcacagagcctgacgcggggctcaaacccacaaattgtgagatcatgacctgagccaaagtcagaagcttaaccgactgagccacccaggcgcccctcacatatATCAGTTTTTAGCACAATAAAGTACAAAGACAGAACTACTAAACAAACATCAGTTCAGAATCAAGCAAGTTGCAAACCTAAAAGgtagccaaaagaaaaagaaatgtctctACTTAAGAGTTTCTATTCAGCTCATTAAATAAATCATCATTATCTGTgacaaaacactttaaaaagttcaCAAGTAATCTTATTaccagaataaataaagatatttttcttttttttttttttgactgagagagagtacgatcggggaggggcagagagagagaacagaggatcctaaacaggttctgcactgacagcatcaagcccaatgtggggcttgaacccataaactgtgagatcacgacctgagccgaagttggatattcaaccgagtgaaccacccaggtgcccctaaattaagatacttcttaatatttttgaaatgtaccCTTTttcaattcttctttttttcaaaattttagcgAGTTTATTTAGTCCACGGAGACTAGTGGTAATATCATCATTCATGGCTGTGGAATCAATCCTCATCTGAGCTTCAGCATACGTAAGAGAAGcctaaaaaagaaatcagatgttACTATAACTCTTATAAAAACCAGTTTACTATATTTTCATACTTCCACTATATACTTATAGCTAGATTCCTAGCTATACTATTTATACTCCACACCTATAACCTCTGGCTCATTATTTTGTATCTGATGCAACACACAACATAAGCAAACtcatgttaaaacaaaacagtagtatttattgataaataaattgCTTAAACTTTAATTACTTTCATAGTTCAGTTAACGTATAAATACTTAGGTaatgcttaaataaaataaaaaaggaagttatATTATTCTCGGACAATGACTGTAAAGTGAAATCCTTTCCAGATGATCACTGCTTCCTTACTCAATGGCAAATAATTAAGAAACTATACTAATGTAGACACGTTTTACAGAAAATCTATGAAATACCCCATAGTAAGTATCTAAAAATAAGACCAATCGTAGGAAAAAAGATTTCAAGTAAGTTCTAATTATAATCTGAACACACAAATAGTGCTTCTGTTCCTATTTCACATCTCATCGAAAACTACCATTTTTTAGCTtatttgaaactaaaaataaaaataaaaacaccttcgCAAGTAAAAATCAGGAATAGCATCAGAGAGCTGGATGATACCAGCCAGGTCAGATTCTGGGGAGAGGCAACTTACCTACTAGGAATTAGGAGCTCCccttctaaaaatgttttgttgtatattcactaaattttatttttcatatgattttGTTACAATGACCAAGtctgggagaaaaataaactcatccttttaaaaaatacaaactgagGAAGCCTTCAATCATTCACACGTGGCTGTCAGCCCAACATTGCTTTCTTTTCCAACCACTAGTTCATCCAGAACTGCTGAAGGCAACTAGTTGATGGCAAACCTCAGGCGAAGATTCAgggcaaagggagaagagaagggaatctGGGTAGATTGCCAATAAAGGGAAGTATGAGAAAGTTAGCCTGGCTCCCTTTTGTCTGACCTGAGCTCTTAGGCTAGTTCTGCTGAAATCCAACCATAATTCCTAACATCACTTCTATGAAAAAATGTGAGTAAAAGAAGACGGTGTACATGCCAACTTTGAAAATACTGACGGGTTATAAGTTGGAACCATTTCAAATGGTAGTGTTCCTGAGTTGAGGCAAAAAGTCATCTATTTAGTCTTCTCAAGTATCCAGGCTTTGCAAGTTTCTGAATACAAAATAACTGCAGCAAGAATTaagcagaaaactggaaaagattAGATTTTGCTGCAGCACTGGGGGaaaaatttaatttgttaaaacCCGACTTTTCCAAAACCATCTAGAATACTGTGAAAAGTACCCAAGATTTTAAACGTTAAACTAACCATGAAACTAACCTTTGAATTAATGGCACTTTTGGTAAACCTCACTTTTAAGATTTCAGCATTGTGATTCATTtcccaaatacatgaaaatgcCAACCTACAGGGAAAATAGACAGTGTTGGTTAATGGGAATCAGTCAAAGTAGTAAGTATTATGTTCTTATGAAAAAGCATGCATAAATACCTGTCAACGTTACATCTTAAGGAACACAAGTTAGAGCTAAGCAACTCTGGAACCATGTCAATCCTctggaacagaaaataaaaagagtggCAGACTACTTAGCTATAGCCATACATGTATTTGAGGTTTTATTCTCAAATAGCATTAATTTAACAAGGGGGGAAAGTCTTTGTgcataaaactgagaaaatatgaaATTGGTCTAACTCTAGAAAAAGTATTTCCACACAACTGTTATAAATGGgaagcaataaaaggaaattatactTCATGTCAGTGGATGTAAGTAGAAGTCCTCTCCACAGCCACCGAGCTGTCCTCCGAGCTTGCAATCTCTGCTCTGTACAGCAAGTTTGTACTAGGTAACAGACACAAGCCTTAACAGCTCTAGGACTGGACCTTTCTCCTCCAATGCCCAATTCAAACCACATGGTGTTTCATGGTGCcacaaaatttttatgaaaaaaagtcaCATGGAAGAACCTTGACAATGAATTTGTAATAGACTAAGCttaactttcttttctattttcacaatttttctcTGTAGGTTATggaagattactttaaaaagaagaactgGCAAATTATGACAAAATAGACTCATGACTtaactttaaaagcaaaagaaaataccttAGTTACCCACAGCTAACAAGTTCTATGTTACATAACAACTTATATTAACTAAATCTACTTGTTATTTGGGCCACTCAATAACAAAACACATTGCAGTATCTTCACTGATTTAAAGTCACCTTTTTCTATGTATGCCTTTTAGCTAATTCACGTATTATTCCAGACTGTTAAGAATTCAGAAGTGCCTGTAGTTTTTAAAGACTAACAATGCACAACTCACATAATAGTTATTCATCATATTTCACTAAATACTGAGGCTGGATACACCCTTCTCAGGAAACACCTCAGATgatttactattaaaaataaaacaggggcacgtgggtgcctgagtcggtttagcatctgactttggctcaggtcatgatcttgtagtttgtgagctcgagctccacatcgggctctctgctgtcagcacagagcctgcttcagatcctctgtctcgctctctctctctgactctcccccactcactctctctcaaaaataaacataaaaatataaataaaaaaaaataaaacagatgatgAAAAAGTTACAAGCATGTgtcaaaattccattttaaatttaactcATTTACCTTTTCACAAAGATACACTGTTGTTCCCCTTCTGGCTGACTCTTGATCCAAAGCATTTCCTGGCCTAATAAAATGGCTAACATCTGCAATATGAACACCaaccttaaaaagataaaaataaaaggatgtctACAGGTTTAATTGGATAAATGTACTAATGgaattcaaatgaaaagaaatagagcAAAACTGACAAAGCACGGTCACGTTTACCATTTCAACTTTGACACATGCCCGTTAGTATAACTGACTAGGCATGAATAATTCACAAATTCTACAATGggtcaaaagaaaatgaactcaaaaacAGAACTATGTATTTGGATAAGAGCATCACTAGAAGAATACCTCCAAATTTCCATTTTCAAGTTCTCTACAATGCAGAGCATCATCTATATCAGTACATCCCGGTGGGTCCACACTACAAACACACAGATGTCTTAGGTCTTCTCGGTTTTTCATGTCCTAGAAGATGCCacattattaagaaataaaaaactattttgataGTACAAATCAAATAGCTCTTACAAAATCAACAATCTCTATACATGTTAAAAGAAACTTTGTTAAAAATAACCACACATTATGATCTGTAACATATGGTTTCTTCACCTTTGAACAATTTGACATAAGCTAGTGTTGGTTTCCCAGAAAAACATTATCtttgaataaaacaaatgatttttttaatacctaAGAGTTCTATATCTAACTAAATGCAAGCGAGTAAGGGACTATGGTttctatgtatttaaaaacacatacagaaaTCAAATTAGCCCAGACAGAGTAATTTATAAAGTCATTACATTCTTTTCAACTTACCTTTTCAGTAATGCTCCAGGGCATCTTTGGTAGAAAGCTAAGAACAGCCTGGGAAAAAGGCTGATGGGGAACGTCATGCTCAAGCAACAGAACTTCTGTTTCAGTCTCTTTATCTCCAACTTCACCTAAGTTTTTTACAAAGTGTCCCTAAGGCCAAAAAGTCTTATTAAAAAGGTGAATTTAACAGCTTTTTGTTTGgtcatttatgttttattattacattaaatTCTTGGAACATTTATATATCACCTTAGAATTTCTAAATGTTCCCAacgctttttcattttttttaatgttcatttttgagagaaagagagaatgtgtgtacgatggggaagggacagagaagcgggggggggggggttggggggaacagaggacctgaagtgggctctgtgttgacagcagagagcccaatgcagagctcaaactcacaaaccatgagatcatgacctgagccgaagctgaagtcggatgtttaaccaactgagccacccaggtgtcccccaatgctttttaaattttttttttaatgtttatttatttttgagagagagcatgaacgggggaggggcagagagagagagagagagagagagagagagagagagagagagagaatatgaagcaggctccaggctctgagctgccagcacagagcctgatgtggggcttgaacccacagactgcaagatcatgacctgaaccgaaatcggtcactaaccgactgaggcacccaggcgcgcccccccaccccccaatgctttttaaaaatgagtctaTAAATCTTAAATGATTTAGGATGGAGACTTCCCGAGGGCCCAATTTTTATACAGCAAAGTGTCTGTTTATTTCCAATGatctttaaagtttaaaatgtacTTCGAATACAGTAGCTTCAAAATTTATTAGAATCTACTAAGGTTTCAAACACCATTATCAAAAGCTATTTGTTAGGAAATTTGAGTAAAAACAATCAAATGATTTACATTACAATTTCATGACATTAATTTTCAAACAGGATATACCACTTATTAGGTAACTTTGTGGCATATTCCTACATTCCACTATGAATTTTATTACAAAAGCAGATTCTACTTTAACTAAAAGAAGCAATTTTATATCCAATTCTTAATTTAATATtctaagataaaataaatcattcaagCTTACGTTTGGATATCTGGAATTTCTGGGCCAACCATCAATAGCAACAATAATTCTCCTTCCTTCTAATGTAGAAGCCTGTCTGGTTTCTATTCGAATTCTAGGGATTCTCTTATCAGCAGGGGTAAACAGATGTCTTCTTGACTAAAGAAAATCAGGACAGTAGATTTTACATACAgacatacaaatttgaggataaGGGCATGGGGAGGCTTCTAAGTTCTTTTAATGGGTATTACTTTTAATTACATTAACATACTCTTTACTCACCTCTTTAATATCAGACTTGGAAAGCATGCCACAATATGGtctccaatttctttttattattcctACAACTCTACCTGTaggctttaacattttttcatttacagCAGTCTTAagctgagatttaaaaataaaaatattcaagttaTTTTCCTCCAAGTATAATGAGACAATTTCTCTTCAAAAtcagaatatgaatatgaatattaatACTTTCAGGCAGTAAATTATGACATAGAGCTACAGAATCTTGATGCCTCAAAATTCTGAGAACATGCCAAACCAAACCATGGAAATAGTTCCATAATAATAAAGCActataaaaacaatcaacaaacaaagaaaaaatataaatataactgaaTACGTTAGAACTCAACTCTTCAgtttatagacacacacacacacacacacacacacacacatttataggatccatgtccagcatggagcccaatgcagggcttgaacttacgacccttagatcaagacctgagctgagatcaagagtcagatgcataaccacctgagccacccaggcacccctcaactctTCAGTTTTAATACGAGGATTTACtgacatacacacacgcacgcacacacacacaggtctggGAATTAACAGACTAGGATTTTAGTAGCAGTTTGCGCTAAATAACTACGTGGCAACTATTAATTCATTACAAAGAGATATACCTTTAGAGGTTCTTCCTgatctaaaataaaaacctaaataaaaagtattttttagaaatagctgagggcagttggttaagcgtccgacttcagccaggtcacgatctcgcggtccgtgagttcgagccccgcgtcgggctctgggctgatggctcagagcctggagcctgtttccgattctgtgtctccctctctctctgcccctccccgttcatgctctgtctctctctgtcccaaaaataaataaacgttgaaagaaaaaaaaaattaaaaaaaaaaaaaaaagaaatagctgagGGATTTTACGGTCTTTCAACTATGGCCTGGACTCTGCAAGGATGTTAACAGCAAAACTCTAGAACACTGAAAATAATTCATAGAAAAAGAACTACTAACATGTGAATTTCAACTATTTGTGttattataattctaaaatacagaaataaatgagtCCTATCAGGTAGACTTTAGATCATGAGAAATGAGTGAAAGCATTCCTTCACAGTAAATATGGTAACAGAGAAGGAATTAAAAGACCTTTATGTGAGGGCCTATAGGTACATCTATTATGATGATGGGATTTTAATATTACTTAAAAGCAActcagaaaatttcaaatttgtatttactCAGACCTCACTAATTCAGACAGATCATGTAACTGAATAGCAAAATTAAAGTTTCATAAGCAAGTTACAGTCGTTTTGCATTTAAACCCATTTATTTGAGCAAACTAAGAtattaattgaaaagaaaactatttaaatacTTAACAGAGAGAATAATCAACTATgtgtataaaatgtattaaacGCACAGAACTATAATCTTAATCAGTAAATCTGAAAGCAGTGaaacttgtttcattttctccaaagCTAAAACATAAGTGAACTTCAAAACAAAGCTACACAGACAAAAGATAAACCTGCTTGGTTTCATACAATGcgttctctctcctcttctttttccagatcaTCTTCATTTTGCCCTTCATCATGTAAAACCACAGAAGATGGTGCCACCCACTGATTCTTCGGAAGAAGCTCTACAGCCACAATATCTTCATGAACAGCTCGGTTTAAATGTTTAAGTCCCTGTAAGATTATCTGTGTAAAACAGCAAATGACATGTGTCCAGATATTTTTAATGACAATATAAGAATGGGAAGGCTGCCTAACAGAAGAGATATCCTGAATGTTTCGACGTATCTCCAgttctcctttatattttttcctcttctatagTGTCCCTTTACTCTGTCCTCTCAATTTCTCAATATCAAGTTGAGAATACATGTCAGAAAGTAGGGGCTGTGTTCATGGCTCCACCATAAATAACTCTTACTTTAGTACCAAAAGATCTTGGGACAATTTCTTAATCTAAATCTCAGAGTACAGACAGGTAGCATGAAAAAGAGTACCTGCTTTCGTAAGCACAGGTGGAAATTAAGTGAAATGCGGCATTCAAAGCATCTAAAAGACTACCTGGCAAATAGTGAGCACCCAAAAATGATTACTATTTGCTTTAAAGTGTGTGAAGCCCTCTGGAGCAATTCTCTGTTATGTAAACATCATGTCACATAACTAGCCATCATTCAGAAAACAGGCGCAGCCTACCTTttgattaaattttcattttcttaaaaatggctaaataaaaAGTTCTTTTCTTCAATAAGAAGTTTTCTAAAATAGTGATTCATTCTATTATCTATGATCTCTCACATAGCTGCCTTTAAGCTGATACACTTTGAAGGGTAAATTTAAATTCtcatacaaaattttaaacactgatgaaagaaatcatgaACAAAAACTATTTTACTGCATATGGAATTTATGTACACAACACttgcctctttattttcttcatcatctCCATGAACCCATACTGTAGCTTCTAAGTAATTTTCCCTGCTGGCTCTAAATGTTCCCTGAAGGTATGTACCAGATTTTATGCCCTGTTGCAGCTTACTTAAAGGAAGATGCtctgaaaatattattcttccact belongs to Acinonyx jubatus isolate Ajub_Pintada_27869175 chromosome A1, VMU_Ajub_asm_v1.0, whole genome shotgun sequence and includes:
- the DIS3 gene encoding exosome complex exonuclease RRP44 isoform X2, which translates into the protein MSAENHLQVIFITNDKKNKEKAIEEGIPAFTCEEYVKSLTANPELIDRLACLSEEGNEIESGRIIFSEHLPLSKLQQGIKSGTYLQGTFRASRENYLEATVWVHGDDEENKEIILQGLKHLNRAVHEDIVAVELLPKNQWVAPSSVVLHDEGQNEDDLEKEEERERILKTAVNEKMLKPTGRVVGIIKRNWRPYCGMLSKSDIKESRRHLFTPADKRIPRIRIETRQASTLEGRRIIVAIDGWPRNSRYPNGHFVKNLGEVGDKETETEVLLLEHDVPHQPFSQAVLSFLPKMPWSITEKDMKNREDLRHLCVCSVDPPGCTDIDDALHCRELENGNLEVGVHIADVSHFIRPGNALDQESARRGTTVYLCEKRIDMVPELLSSNLCSLRCNVDRLAFSCIWEMNHNAEILKVRFTKSAINSKASLTYAEAQMRIDSTAMNDDITTSLRGLNKLAKILKKRRIEKGALTLSSPEVRFHMDSETHDPIDLQTKELRETNSMVEEFMLLANISVAKKIHEEFSEHALLRKHPAPPPSNYEILVKAAKSKNLEIKTDTAKSLADSLDRADSPTFPYLNTLLRILATRCMMQAVYFCSGMDNDFHHYGLASPIYTHFTSPIRRYADIIVHRLLAVAIGADCTYPELTDKHKLADLCKNLNFRHKMAQYAQRASVAFHTQLFFKSKGIVSEEAYILFVRKNAIVVLIPKYGLEGTVFFEEKDKPKPRLIYDDEIPSLKIEDTVFHIFDKVKVKIMLDSSNLQHQKIRMSLVEPQIPGISIPVDTPNMDINEPERKKKKREK